A portion of the Podospora pseudoanserina strain CBS 124.78 chromosome 2, whole genome shotgun sequence genome contains these proteins:
- a CDS encoding hypothetical protein (EggNog:ENOG503NVGM; COG:S) — MRLFDLSLLAASGLASASTLTPNTVPLIVRNPYLSTWLYHARDAPWENWPMFWTGAHVGFSVMASASGKVYPLLGRPQDSLSTKRHKIAYPEYLGVTFDASTTNLSYSIPAAGGESSVLVTLSFLSPITPSSTMRQAIPAGYMTVFVAGCDDLDLYTDVNGEWVTGNRDNTLRWEMFESPPGEEKGTKNGTKTGIKTWKVRREREELLTEFGDRAEWGTLHFSAPGGENGVRYQSGTSALLRGLFAERGELRDEVDGEFRRVMEDEPVFAFSKGFKLADGGKGKEKCEKREESVRFTWALVQDPVVQFASARGLTMMRPLWQSFFTDADELVGWHFDDFETAAKLAGEYSDALARDAYESGSREYQDIAALSARQVLGATQFSGTPEDPILFLKEISSNGNFQTVDVIFPAFPFFLYTNPRWLAYLLEPLLEHQLSGQYPNDYSMHDLGAHFPNATGHPDGRDEYMPVEECGNMLIMGLALANALRYDTDPAFMRPKGAEGMRTAPGAKRWWESVDEYGIDLPRGEAKLGSTPKAAEKWLSRSYKLWKQWTGYLVRESLIPHNQLCTDDFAGWLANQTNLALKGIIGIKAMSEIADIVGEKEDAKFYRETAGEYIEKWQEYGISRDGTHAKLAYTWYGSWTTIYNLYADSLLCFHVSDKNKSSVTGGRKSGKQPRMESQIPLGQQAYGSKKDENVFIPDKVYQMQSDWYHAVLQKYGLPLDSRHLYTKSDWEFFAAAVTGRKTRTEILTSVARWVNETETDRPFTDLYDTEGNGGFPGIWFMARPVVGGHFAFLALERACGGKAVEALKFLDKREPGEVDVELVLMRDLSTGEQYDDEGWEDL, encoded by the exons ATGCGGTTGTTCGACCTCTCCCTGCTGGCCGCCAGTGGTCTGGCAAGCGCGTCAACACTCACGCCCAACACCGTCCCGCTTATCGTCCGGAACCCGTACCTGAGTACATGGTTATACCACGCCCGTGATGCACCATGGGAGAACTGGCCAATGTTTTGGACTGGTGCTCAC GTCGGCTTCTCGGTCATGGCCTCTGCCTCGGGGAAGGTCtaccccctcctcggccggccGCAAGACTCTTTGTCGACAAAACGTCACAAGATTGCGTATCCAGAGTATCTCGGCGTAACGTTTGAtgcttccaccaccaacctgaGCTATTCCATCCCCGCGGCGGGTGGAGAATCCTCGGTACTAGTTACGCTCTCGTTCCTGTCACCTatcacaccctcctcgacgatGAGACAGGCCATTCCGGCGGGGTACATGACTGTTTTTGTTGCGGGGTGCGACGACTTGGATTTGTACACGGATGTgaatggggagtgggtgaCGGGGAACAGGGATAATACTTTGCGGTGGGAGATGTTTGAATCTCCTCccggggaagaaaaggggacaAAAAATGGGACAAAGACAGGAATAAAAACttggaaggtgaggagggagagggaggagctgctgACCGAGTTTGGGGATCGGGCCGAGTGGGGGACTTTGCACTTTTCTGCCCCGGGAGGGGAGAACGGGGTGAGGTATCAGAGTGGGACTAGTGCTTTgctgagggggttgtttgcggagaggggggagctgagggatgaggtggatggggagttcaggagggtgatggaggatgagCCGGTTTTTGCTTTTTCAAAGGGGTTTAAGTTGGCtgatggggggaaggggaaggaaaagtGTGAgaaaagggaggagagcgTGAGGTTTACGTGGGCGCTGGTGCAGGATCCGGTTGTGCAGTTTGCCAGTGCTAGGgggttgacgatgatgaggccGCTTTGGCAGAGTTTTTTTACCGATGCGGATGAATTAGTGGGTTGGCATTTTGATGACTTTGAGACTGCAGCAAAACTGGCGGGGGAGTATTCGGATGCGTTGGCACGGGATGCGTATGAGTCTGGGTCGAGGGAGTATCAGGATATTGCTGCGCTGAGCGCGAGGCAGGTGCTGGGGGCGACGCAGTTTTCGGGGACGCCCGAGGACCCgattttgtttttgaagGAGATTTCGAGCAATGGGAATTTCCAGACGGTGGATGTGATCTTCCCGGCCTTTCCGTTCTTCCTGTATACCAACCCGAGGTGGTTGGCGTATCTGCTGGAGCCGCTGCTGGAGCACCAGCTGAGCGGGCAATATCCGAACGACTATTCGATGCATGATCTGGGGGCACATTTTCCGAACGCGACGGGGCATCCggatgggagggatgagTATATGCCTGTGGAGGAGTGTGGGAATATGTTGATTAtggggttggcgttggcgaATGCGCTGAGGTATGATACTGATCCTGCGTTTATGAGGCCaaagggggcggaggggatgaggaCGGCTCCGGGGgcgaagaggtggtgggagagtgTGGATGAGTATGGGATTGATTTACCCAGAGGGGAGGCTAAGCTTGGCTCTACGCccaaggcggcggagaagtgGTTGTCGCGGTCTTACAAGCTTTGGAAGCAGTGGACGGGTTACTTGGTCAGGGAGTCGCTTATTCCGCATAATCAGCTTTGCACGGATGACTTTGCGGGGTGGTTGGCGAACCAGACGAACTTGGCGCTGAAGGGGATTATTGGGATTAAAGCCATGAGCGAGATTGCGGATATTGTGGGCGAAAAGGAGGATGCAAAGTTTTATCGGGAGACCGCGGGGGAGTATATCGAGAAGTGGCAGGAGTATGGCATCTCGAGGGATGGGACCCATGCCAAGCTGGCGTACACTTGGTATGGATCGTGGACGACTATTTACAACCTGTATGCGGACTCGCTGTTGTGTTTCCATGTTTCGGACAAGAACAAATCTTCGGTGACAGGAGGGAGAAAGAGTGGGAAGCAGCCGAGGATGGAAAGTCAGATACCACTTGGACAACAGGCTTACGGGTCTAAAAAGGATGAGAATGTCTTTATCCCTGACAAGGTCTACCAGATGCAGAGCGATTGGTATCATGCGGTTCTGCAAAAGTATGGGCTGCCGTTGGATTCAAGGCATTTGTATACGAAGAGTGACTGGGAGTTTtttgcggcggcggtgacgggACGGAAGACGAGGACGGAGATTCTGACGAGTGTGGCCAGGTGGGTGAATGAGACTGAGACTG ATCGTCCTTTTACGGACTTGTATGATACAGAGGGCAATGGAGGGTTCCCGGGGATTTGGTTCATGGCGAGACCGGTGGTTGGGGGGCACTTTGCCTTCTTGGCACTGGAGAGGGCATGCGGAGGCAAGGCTGTGGAGGCATTGAAGTTTTTGGATAAGAGGGAGcctggggaggttgatgttgagttGGTGCTGATGAGGGATCTTTCTACTGGTGAGCagtatgatgatgaggggtgggaggaccTTTGA